A genomic stretch from Streptomyces sp. QL37 includes:
- a CDS encoding GAF domain-containing protein: protein MTDPWVAPAADANPGARLGELRRAHEVFTSDGRLEARVRSVVGQSWRRSARARVSPDGAALVELCADELGPYREAHPLARVMPMIRELMSAYAVDGEHLLAVCDAHGRLLWVEGHARARRRAERMNFVEGARWAESEAGTNAPGTALAIDRPVQVFAAEHFLRPVQQWTCAAAPLHDPHTGRMLGAVDITGGDGLAHPHSLAFVQAVARAAESQLALVAPPAADGSARLSALGSDEALLVLGGRRIRLSRRHSEILVTLALHPEGLDGEALLIELYEDETVPPVTLRAELARLRRLLGPELLRSRPYRLGVPVDTDFDSVTRRLESGAVAAALDAYAGPLLPRSQAPAIVRLRRRIGGQLRAALIARGDPGLLADWAYSPWGAEDLPVWRALAAAAPPERRAALLARAQVLDAEHRS, encoded by the coding sequence TTGACGGATCCCTGGGTGGCTCCGGCCGCCGACGCGAACCCCGGCGCCCGGCTCGGTGAACTGCGGCGTGCGCATGAGGTGTTCACCTCCGACGGGCGGCTGGAGGCGCGGGTACGGTCCGTGGTGGGCCAGTCGTGGCGGCGCTCCGCCCGGGCGCGGGTCAGTCCGGACGGCGCGGCGCTGGTCGAGCTCTGCGCGGACGAACTCGGGCCGTACCGGGAGGCACACCCCCTGGCTCGCGTCATGCCGATGATCCGCGAACTGATGAGTGCCTACGCCGTGGATGGTGAACATCTGCTCGCCGTATGCGATGCCCACGGCCGGCTGCTGTGGGTCGAGGGGCATGCCCGGGCCCGTCGGCGTGCGGAGCGGATGAACTTCGTGGAAGGCGCCCGCTGGGCCGAGTCGGAGGCCGGGACGAACGCGCCCGGCACGGCGCTCGCGATCGACCGTCCCGTCCAGGTGTTCGCCGCCGAGCACTTCCTTCGGCCGGTCCAGCAGTGGACGTGCGCCGCCGCACCGCTGCACGATCCGCACACCGGCCGGATGCTCGGTGCCGTCGACATCACCGGCGGGGACGGTCTCGCGCATCCCCACAGCCTGGCGTTCGTACAGGCTGTGGCGCGTGCCGCCGAGTCCCAGCTGGCACTCGTCGCCCCTCCGGCCGCCGACGGGTCGGCACGGCTCTCCGCGCTCGGCAGCGACGAGGCGCTCCTGGTTCTGGGCGGGCGCAGGATCCGGCTGAGCAGGCGCCACAGCGAGATCCTGGTGACGCTGGCCCTCCACCCGGAGGGCCTCGACGGGGAGGCGCTGCTGATCGAGCTGTACGAGGACGAGACCGTCCCCCCGGTGACACTGCGGGCCGAACTCGCGCGGCTCCGGAGGCTTCTGGGGCCCGAGTTGCTGCGCTCGCGTCCGTACCGGCTGGGCGTGCCGGTGGACACCGACTTCGACTCCGTCACGCGCAGGCTGGAGTCCGGAGCGGTGGCGGCGGCCCTCGACGCGTACGCGGGCCCCCTGCTGCCACGTTCGCAGGCGCCGGCGATCGTCCGGCTCCGCCGCCGGATCGGCGGCCAGCTGCGGGCCGCGCTGATCGCGCGCGGTGATCCGGGGCTCCTCGCCGACTGGGCGTACAGCCCGTGGGGTGCGGAGGACCTCCCTGTCTGGCGGGCCCTCGCCGCGGCGGCGCCTCCGGAGCGGCGGGCGGCACTGCTGGCCAGGGCGCAGGTGCTCGACGCGGAGCACCGTTCATAG
- a CDS encoding aldehyde dehydrogenase family protein, translating into MTRYAAPGTEGAIVSYESRYDHWIGGAYVPPARGQYFENPSPVNGRPFTEIARGTEDDVERALDAAHAAAPAWGAVSAGDRAIVLNRIADRMEEHLEELAVAESWENGKPVRETLAADIPLAVDHFRYFAGALRAQEGSLSEIDDDTVAYHFHEPLGVVAQIIPWNFPILMAVWKLAPALAAGNAVVLKPAEQTPASIHVWMSLVADLLPPGVVNILNGYGAEAGKPLASSPRVAKIAFTGETTTGRLIMQYASENLKPVTLELGGKSPNLFFDDVWALDDDFRDKALEGFTMFALNQGEVCTCPSRALIQRGHYGDFLEAGIARTEKIVPGHPLDTDTMIGAQASTEQLKKILSYLEIGQQEGAKILTGGQRVEHGGELEGGYYVQPTIFEGDNRMRIFQEEIFGPVVAVTSFSDFDEGIRTANDTLYGLGAGVWTRDANTAYRAGRAIKAGRVWTNCYHAYPAHAAFGGYKQSGIGRENHKMMLEHYQQTKNLLVSYSPKKLGFF; encoded by the coding sequence ATGACCCGTTACGCCGCGCCGGGCACCGAGGGCGCCATCGTCTCGTACGAGTCCCGCTACGACCACTGGATCGGCGGCGCCTATGTCCCGCCGGCCCGTGGTCAGTACTTCGAGAACCCGAGCCCCGTCAACGGCCGCCCCTTCACGGAGATCGCCCGCGGCACCGAGGACGACGTCGAGCGCGCCCTGGACGCCGCTCATGCGGCGGCTCCCGCCTGGGGAGCCGTGTCCGCGGGTGACCGTGCGATCGTCCTGAACCGGATCGCCGACCGCATGGAAGAGCATCTGGAGGAGCTGGCGGTCGCCGAGAGCTGGGAGAACGGCAAGCCGGTGCGCGAGACGCTGGCCGCGGACATTCCGCTGGCCGTCGACCACTTCCGGTACTTCGCGGGTGCGCTGCGCGCCCAGGAGGGCTCGCTCAGCGAGATCGACGACGACACCGTGGCGTACCACTTCCACGAGCCGCTGGGTGTGGTGGCCCAGATCATTCCGTGGAACTTCCCCATACTGATGGCCGTCTGGAAGCTCGCCCCCGCTCTGGCCGCCGGGAACGCGGTGGTCCTCAAGCCGGCGGAGCAGACCCCCGCGTCGATCCATGTGTGGATGAGCCTGGTCGCGGATCTGCTTCCCCCCGGGGTCGTCAACATCCTCAACGGGTACGGAGCGGAGGCGGGGAAGCCGCTCGCCTCCAGCCCGCGGGTCGCGAAGATCGCCTTCACGGGCGAGACGACGACGGGGCGCCTGATCATGCAGTACGCCTCGGAGAACCTCAAGCCCGTCACTCTGGAGCTGGGCGGCAAGTCGCCGAACCTCTTCTTCGACGACGTGTGGGCGCTGGACGACGACTTCCGCGACAAGGCGCTCGAGGGCTTCACCATGTTCGCCCTCAACCAGGGTGAGGTGTGCACGTGTCCTTCTCGGGCGCTGATCCAGCGCGGACACTACGGCGACTTCCTCGAAGCGGGCATCGCCCGTACCGAGAAGATCGTACCCGGGCACCCGTTGGACACCGACACGATGATCGGCGCACAGGCCTCCACCGAACAGCTGAAGAAGATCCTCTCGTACCTCGAGATCGGACAGCAGGAGGGTGCGAAGATCCTGACCGGCGGTCAGCGCGTCGAGCACGGGGGTGAGCTGGAGGGCGGCTACTACGTCCAGCCGACGATCTTCGAGGGTGACAACCGTATGCGGATCTTCCAGGAGGAGATCTTCGGCCCCGTGGTCGCCGTGACGTCCTTCTCGGACTTCGACGAGGGCATCAGGACGGCGAACGACACGCTGTACGGGCTCGGCGCGGGTGTATGGACCCGCGATGCCAACACCGCCTACCGGGCGGGCCGGGCCATCAAGGCGGGCAGGGTCTGGACGAACTGCTACCACGCCTACCCGGCCCACGCCGCTTTCGGTGGATACAAGCAGTCGGGCATAGGCCGGGAGAACCACAAGATGATGCTGGAGCACTACCAGCAGACGAAGAACCTTCTCGTGTCGTACTCGCCGAAGAAGCTGGGCTTCTTCTAG
- a CDS encoding alpha/beta fold hydrolase, with amino-acid sequence MSDEVRLRWVALGDTSRRPAVVLLHGGPGLPDYLGDVAPMVADLAPVYRYDQRGTGRSPWRGPHTFARHTDDLAALLDAWDVPEAVLTGHSYGTDLASRFCLRPLDSLAPQLALPLIRIEGAGHEPWLEQPAAVRTQLRRFVRSAVDA; translated from the coding sequence ATGTCCGACGAAGTGCGTTTGCGTTGGGTGGCGTTGGGGGACACGAGTCGGCGGCCTGCTGTGGTCCTGCTCCATGGCGGCCCGGGGCTGCCGGACTATCTGGGCGATGTCGCCCCCATGGTCGCGGACCTCGCACCCGTGTACCGGTACGACCAGCGTGGCACGGGCCGGTCCCCGTGGAGGGGCCCCCACACCTTCGCCCGGCACACCGACGATCTCGCCGCACTGCTCGACGCCTGGGACGTGCCCGAGGCCGTGCTGACCGGGCACTCCTACGGCACCGACCTGGCGAGCAGGTTCTGCCTGAGACCGCTCGATTCGCTCGCTCCTCAGCTCGCTCTCCCCCTGATCAGGATCGAGGGCGCCGGGCACGAGCCCTGGTTGGAGCAGCCCGCCGCCGTGCGTACGCAGCTGCGGCGATTCGTGCGAAGCGCCGTGGACGCGTAG
- a CDS encoding lytic polysaccharide monooxygenase auxiliary activity family 9 protein: MHASRKTAALIGAALAPVIAISLPAGSASAHGYISDPPSRQAQCAAGTVSCGDITYEPQSVEGPKGLTTCSGGNSRFAELDDDSKGWAVTSVPKNATFSWKLTAQHSTSTWEYYVGGQQIALFDDGGAKPGAVVNHEVDFGGLTGQQKVLAVWNVADTDNAFYACIDVNVGA, from the coding sequence ATGCACGCCAGCAGGAAGACAGCGGCACTGATCGGCGCGGCTCTGGCCCCCGTCATCGCGATCAGTCTGCCCGCCGGTTCGGCGAGTGCCCACGGTTACATCTCGGATCCGCCCAGCCGGCAGGCCCAGTGCGCGGCGGGGACGGTGTCCTGCGGGGACATCACCTACGAACCTCAGAGCGTGGAAGGGCCCAAGGGCCTGACCACCTGCAGCGGCGGGAACAGCCGCTTCGCGGAGCTGGACGACGACAGCAAGGGCTGGGCCGTCACCTCGGTCCCGAAGAACGCTACGTTCTCCTGGAAGCTCACCGCTCAGCACTCCACCAGCACCTGGGAGTACTACGTCGGCGGTCAGCAGATCGCCCTGTTCGACGACGGCGGCGCCAAGCCGGGCGCAGTGGTGAACCACGAGGTCGACTTCGGCGGCCTCACCGGGCAGCAGAAGGTGCTCGCCGTGTGGAACGTCGCCGACACCGACAACGCGTTCTACGCGTGCATCGACGTCAACGTCGGCGCCTGA
- a CDS encoding MerR family transcriptional regulator codes for MRMGEFSRRTGVSQRLLRYYEEQGLLKPTRRPSGYREFTEEDIATVRGIRMLLGAGLNTVTIAELMPCMVDDGQTLAPACSGMLPDLNRERERIDEAVAGLLAARDTLDAVIAATAPAGDDDPEACYATGAAKRPGDATAEPLGMSSD; via the coding sequence ATGCGCATGGGGGAGTTCTCCCGGCGGACCGGGGTCAGCCAACGCCTGCTGCGCTATTACGAGGAGCAGGGGCTGCTCAAGCCAACGCGGCGGCCAAGCGGGTATCGCGAGTTCACGGAAGAGGACATAGCCACGGTGCGGGGCATCCGCATGCTGCTCGGCGCCGGTCTCAACACCGTCACGATCGCCGAACTGATGCCCTGCATGGTCGACGACGGGCAGACCCTGGCGCCGGCCTGTTCTGGCATGCTGCCCGACCTGAACCGGGAACGTGAACGCATCGACGAGGCCGTGGCCGGCCTGCTGGCCGCACGGGACACGCTGGACGCCGTCATCGCCGCCACGGCTCCGGCCGGAGACGACGATCCGGAAGCCTGCTACGCGACCGGTGCCGCAAAGCGGCCCGGCGACGCCACTGCGGAACCGCTCGGCATGAGCTCCGACTAG
- a CDS encoding NAD(P)-binding domain-containing protein: MTNQRSASPQHAPVTVIGLGPMGLALAGTLLEHGHPTTVWNRTPEKADSLVTKGVHRAGTVAEAVSASPVTITCLKDYETMYAVLDSAGDALRGRALVNLNSGTPNEAHAAVSWATGRGAAYMDGAIMVPPPLVGHPDSVFLYSGSQDVFDKHRATLAGMGAPRYLGSDPSLAVLYNAALLDMMYATMNGFLHATALVGSANVSAVTFADLALNWFMPTVVDSTLTEQAPDLDEGNYPGDVGTMEMNLNALEHITRTCVEQGIHSDQPRLMQAIAERAIAEGYSGKNYLAVFEVFKKATHAS; the protein is encoded by the coding sequence ATGACGAACCAGCGATCAGCAAGCCCGCAGCACGCACCCGTTACCGTCATCGGCCTCGGCCCCATGGGCCTCGCCCTCGCCGGGACGCTTCTGGAACACGGCCACCCCACGACCGTCTGGAACCGCACCCCGGAGAAAGCCGACAGCCTCGTCACCAAGGGCGTCCACCGCGCGGGGACCGTCGCCGAGGCGGTGTCCGCGAGCCCTGTCACGATCACGTGCCTGAAGGACTACGAGACCATGTACGCGGTCCTCGACTCCGCTGGTGACGCCTTGAGGGGCCGCGCATTGGTAAACCTCAACTCCGGTACCCCGAATGAGGCGCACGCAGCGGTCAGCTGGGCAACCGGGCGAGGCGCCGCCTACATGGACGGCGCGATCATGGTGCCGCCGCCGCTCGTCGGGCACCCCGACTCCGTCTTCCTCTACAGCGGTTCACAGGATGTCTTCGACAAGCATCGGGCGACGCTGGCGGGCATGGGCGCCCCCCGGTACCTCGGCTCCGACCCCAGCCTGGCGGTGCTGTACAACGCGGCACTGCTCGACATGATGTACGCGACCATGAACGGCTTTCTGCACGCCACCGCGCTGGTCGGGTCAGCGAACGTCTCGGCGGTCACGTTCGCCGATCTCGCACTCAACTGGTTCATGCCCACGGTCGTGGACTCAACCCTGACCGAGCAGGCCCCCGACCTGGACGAGGGAAACTACCCCGGCGACGTGGGCACCATGGAGATGAACCTCAACGCGCTCGAGCACATCACCCGCACTTGTGTGGAGCAGGGCATTCACTCCGACCAGCCGAGGCTGATGCAGGCGATCGCCGAGCGGGCGATCGCCGAGGGCTACAGCGGCAAGAACTACCTGGCCGTGTTCGAAGTCTTCAAGAAGGCGACACACGCTTCGTGA
- a CDS encoding TetR/AcrR family transcriptional regulator gives MSVQERKERERAARERLILATARELAEQQGWDAVTTRRLAERIEYSQPVLYSHFRGKREIIGAVALEGAAEMAVALRAAARAADGPRARVTALARAYLDFAERNPAVYDAMFQLDGGLAFAKEDTPEPLKDAFAALLESLGEVAGDGVHPGLFTEVFWAALHGLATLSRAGRLPPEDTGRRMELLVDRLAMV, from the coding sequence ATGTCGGTACAGGAACGCAAGGAGCGTGAACGGGCTGCCCGCGAACGCCTCATCTTGGCGACGGCCCGCGAACTCGCCGAGCAGCAGGGCTGGGACGCGGTCACCACCCGCCGTCTCGCCGAGCGGATCGAGTACAGCCAGCCCGTCCTCTACAGCCACTTCCGCGGCAAGCGGGAGATCATCGGCGCCGTCGCCCTCGAAGGCGCCGCAGAGATGGCCGTGGCGCTGAGAGCCGCGGCTCGTGCCGCGGACGGTCCACGTGCCCGGGTCACCGCCCTCGCCCGCGCCTACCTCGACTTCGCCGAACGCAACCCGGCGGTCTACGACGCGATGTTCCAGCTCGACGGCGGCCTGGCCTTCGCGAAGGAGGACACCCCTGAGCCCCTGAAGGACGCCTTCGCCGCCTTGCTGGAGAGCCTCGGCGAGGTCGCCGGGGACGGCGTGCACCCAGGGCTGTTCACCGAGGTCTTCTGGGCCGCCCTGCACGGCCTCGCGACCCTGTCGCGGGCGGGACGACTGCCCCCGGAGGACACGGGCCGGAGGATGGAGCTGCTGGTGGACCGGCTCGCGATGGTCTGA